From Fusarium fujikuroi IMI 58289 draft genome, chromosome FFUJ_chr07, a single genomic window includes:
- a CDS encoding probable amino acid permease NAAP1: MAVEKVVSDSPVIGEKGVMADESAPTKEPFTATGEEYEQDDFMTRTGLNAKSFKRKHYGLGLVELDRKMKPRHLQMVAIGGSIGAGFFVGSGSALSKGGPATLFIDFFLVGVMVFNVVYAMGELAVMYPISGGFYTYAARFIDPSFGFAMAWNYTLQWAATLPLELTVCAITIQYWSPDVSPGVWIAVFLAAITILNMFGTLGYAEEEFWAACFKLTSISIFMIIALVLVCGGGPSSGSYDTYQGFKLWHDPGAFKNGFKGFCSVFVTAAFSFAGSELVGLAAAESRNPTASVPAAIKQVFWRICLFYIVALLFVGLLISCNDPNLLSSSSYSNSAASPFVLVGKYSGLKGLDHYMNAVILSSVLSLGIASVYGGSRTLLALAQQGFAPKIFTWVDRAGRPLPSVGFIIAFGCLAFLNLDAAGPVIFDWLLALSGLAMLVCWGSICLAHIRFRAAWKYNGHTLDEIPFKAIGGVWGSWLGLIFVVVILIAQFYVAIVAPVGESGMGTVEDFFMQYLGLPIVLAFWAGGYLWKRTSWISIEKIDIDTGRREHDWEAINAWRTELATFPWWKRLRYTLF; this comes from the exons ATGGCTGTTGAAAAAGTCGTGTCTGATTCTCCCGTGATTGGGGAAAAGGGCGTAATGGCTGATGAAAGCGCTCCTACGAAGGAACCCTTCACTGCAACGGGTGAAGAATATGAGCAGGATGATTTCATGACGAGGACGGGATTGAACGCTAAATCGTTTAAGAGGAAGCATTATGGACTTGGGCTTGTGGAATTGGATCGCAAGATGAAGCCGAGACATCTTCAGATGGTGGCTATTGGAGGATCGATCGGTGCTGGATTCTTTGTTGGATCTGGTTCGGCGTTGAGTAAAGGT GGCCCTGCTACGTTGTTCAttgacttcttcctcgttgGAGTCATGGTTTTCAACGTCGTCTACGCAATGGGCGAACTCGCCGTCATGTATCCCATCTCCGGTGGTTTCTACACGTATGCAGCTCGTTTCATCGACCCATCTTTTGGTTTCGCCATGGCGTGGAACTACACTCTTCAGTGGGCTGCTACGCTTCCTCTTGAGCTCACAGTCTGCGCCATCACGATCCAGTACTGGTCCCCTGACGTTTCTCCCGGAGTCTGGATCGCCGTGTTTCTCGCTGCTATCACCATCCTCAATATGTTCGGCACGCTAGGATATGCCGAGGAGGAATTCTGGGCGGCGTGCTTCAAACTCACGTCGATTTCTATCTTTATGATAATCgcgttggtgttggtttGTGGTGGGGGTCCGTCGAGTGGGAGCTATGATACATACCAGGGCTTTAAGCTGTGGCATGATCCCGGTGCTTTTAAGAATGGATTCAAGGGCTTTTGCTCTGTTTTCGTAACAGCAGCGTTCTCTTTTGCTGGTTCGGAACTCGTGGGTTTGGCAGCAGCTGAGTCTCGAAATCCTACTGCTTCGGTTCCTGCGGCTATCAAGCAGGTCTTTTGGAGAATCTGCTTGTTTTACATCGTTGCGCTGCTTTTCGTCGGGTTGTTGATCAGCTGCAACGATCCGAATCTTCTCAGCTCGAGTTCGTACTCCAACAGCGCAGCTTCGCCCTTCGTTCTTGTTGGGAAATATTCCGGTCTAAAAGGTCTCGACCACTACATGAACGCCGTCATCCTCTCATCAGTTTTATCCCTCGGCATCGCCTCCGTGTACGGCGGGTCTCGCACGCTTCTTGCGCTCGCACAACAGGGTTTCGCGCCGAAGATCTTTACTTGGGTTGATCGAGCGGGTCGACCTCTGCCGTCTGTTGGATTCATCATTGCATTTGGATGCCTTGCTTTCTTGAACCTTGATGCAGCTGGTCCTGTCATCTTTGACTGGCTTTTGGCTTTGTCGGGATTGGCCATGCTTGTTTGCTGGGGATCAATTTGCCTTGCGCATATTCGATTCAGAGCAGCGTGGAAGTATAATGGACATACACTCGACGAAATCCCGTTCAAGGCTATTGGTGGCGTTTGGGGATCATGGTTGGGCTTGATCTTCGTTGTTGTCATTCTTATTGCTCAG TTCTACGTGGCCATTGTTGCCCCTGTTGGGGAGTCCGGAATGGGTACTGTTGAAGACTTCTTCATGCAGTATCTTGGACTTCCCATCGTGCTGGCTTTCTGGGCTGGAGGATATCTCTGGAAGAGGACAAGTTGGATCAGCATTGAAAAGATTGATATTGATACGGGACGGCGTGAACATGACTGGGAGGCTATCAATGCTTGGAGGACAGAGCTCGCTACTTTTCCCTGGTGGAAGCGATTGAGGTACACTTTGTTCTAG